One window from the genome of Anaerococcus sp. Marseille-Q7828 encodes:
- a CDS encoding carbon starvation CstA family protein — MLLFFVGLIILFGGGYLYSGYVEKQLEIGDNPTPAIKKADGIDFVVMPRWKNWLVNLLNIAGTGPILGPIQGILFGPIAFLAIPIGCVLAGATHDFVMGTISMRNGGAQMPRVIGKYIGNNIRKIYNIVMGVLLLLVGAVFVYTPGDLIANDILNIDPASNQVFIIYAIIFLYYLLSTVLPIDQLIGRIYPIFGAFLIISAVGIFIGLFMNGNLQHLSMPNQSGLLYEHPTGQKFIPAFFVTVACGILSGFHATQSTLISRTIGSERENRQVFYSGMICEGFIAMIWAAGAMVLFSQNTALDTPATLMVGEVSRYFMGKVGGVIAVIGVIALPITTGDTAFRSLRLIVAEELNLDQKAAGKRLGLSVLLFIPAILLLVWAKSDANGFNMIWRYFGFMNQLVGIFALAAATSYLMNKGKNYLIVFIPGLFYTFIVSSFILYDPKVGFGVSYPIALIIGLVLTAAYGYGTLHASKKNKDRIAHIILE; from the coding sequence ATGCTATTATTTTTTGTAGGACTTATTATACTATTTGGAGGCGGTTACCTATATTCAGGTTATGTTGAAAAACAACTTGAAATTGGTGATAATCCAACACCAGCAATAAAAAAAGCTGATGGTATCGATTTCGTTGTAATGCCTAGATGGAAAAACTGGCTTGTTAACTTGTTAAATATCGCTGGAACCGGCCCAATCTTAGGACCTATCCAAGGTATTTTATTTGGACCAATTGCATTTCTAGCTATCCCAATCGGTTGCGTGCTTGCAGGAGCAACTCACGACTTCGTAATGGGTACTATTTCAATGAGAAATGGTGGAGCTCAAATGCCAAGAGTAATTGGTAAGTACATAGGAAATAATATTCGTAAAATTTATAACATAGTAATGGGAGTGCTTTTACTTCTAGTAGGAGCTGTATTTGTTTACACACCTGGCGACTTAATTGCAAACGATATCTTAAATATTGACCCAGCTTCTAACCAAGTATTTATTATCTATGCTATAATATTCCTTTATTACCTACTATCTACAGTACTACCTATTGACCAATTAATAGGAAGAATCTATCCAATCTTTGGTGCATTCCTTATTATATCAGCAGTTGGTATATTTATAGGTCTATTTATGAATGGTAACTTACAACACCTAAGTATGCCAAACCAAAGCGGCTTACTATATGAACACCCAACAGGACAAAAATTCATCCCTGCATTCTTTGTAACGGTAGCCTGCGGTATACTCTCCGGCTTCCATGCTACTCAATCAACTCTTATTTCAAGAACAATTGGTAGCGAAAGAGAAAACAGACAAGTATTCTACTCAGGAATGATTTGTGAAGGTTTCATAGCTATGATTTGGGCAGCAGGTGCAATGGTACTATTCTCACAAAATACAGCACTTGATACACCAGCTACATTAATGGTAGGTGAAGTTTCTAGATACTTCATGGGCAAAGTTGGTGGTGTAATCGCAGTTATCGGTGTTATAGCACTTCCTATAACAACAGGCGATACAGCATTTAGATCACTTAGATTAATCGTTGCTGAAGAACTTAACTTAGATCAAAAAGCAGCAGGAAAGAGATTAGGACTTTCTGTTCTTCTATTCATACCAGCAATTTTACTACTAGTATGGGCTAAATCAGACGCAAATGGCTTTAACATGATTTGGAGATACTTCGGTTTTATGAACCAATTAGTTGGTATTTTCGCTCTAGCAGCTGCAACAAGCTACTTGATGAACAAGGGCAAAAATTACTTAATCGTATTTATACCTGGCCTATTCTATACATTTATAGTATCATCATTTATCCTATACGATCCAAAGGTAGGATTTGGAGTAAGCTATCCTATAGCACTAATCATTGGTTTAGTACTAACAGCAGCTTATGGCTACGGTACACTTCATGCAAGTAAGAAAAATAAAGATAGAATAGCTCATATAATCCTTGAGTAA
- a CDS encoding phosphatidate cytidylyltransferase, which translates to MNLLKRTYGGAIILLVIFAITYLGHLSLSIGFTIFSLIAIREITEAFANINIKLPKTLLYICDLAIMGAAYWQDKDAFILAIIFSVIALLIYMIFKEDVSFYTISIGIFILMYIPTLMGTIIRIRDINYIWPLYITAWGSDTFAYLVGSTIGRSKIKSIAHISPKKTIEGCIGGIIGALVLNLIYHKYYLVGINTSYVIIFSVFGAILSQIGDLVASFIKRKTGIKDFGNIIPGHGGIVDRFDSMIFIAPILYLFSIM; encoded by the coding sequence ATGAATTTGCTAAAGAGAACTTATGGTGGAGCTATAATCCTACTTGTGATATTTGCCATAACATATTTGGGCCACTTATCACTAAGTATTGGATTTACAATATTTTCCCTTATAGCTATAAGGGAGATTACGGAAGCTTTTGCCAATATTAATATAAAACTTCCAAAAACTTTATTATATATTTGTGATTTAGCCATAATGGGGGCTGCATACTGGCAAGATAAAGATGCCTTCATTCTAGCAATTATTTTTTCTGTCATAGCACTACTAATTTATATGATTTTTAAGGAAGATGTGTCTTTTTATACAATTAGTATTGGGATTTTTATCCTTATGTATATCCCTACTTTGATGGGAACTATTATTAGAATCAGGGACATAAATTATATTTGGCCTTTATATATCACAGCCTGGGGATCTGATACCTTTGCTTACCTAGTAGGTTCTACTATAGGTAGGAGTAAGATCAAATCAATAGCTCACATTAGTCCCAAAAAGACTATCGAAGGATGTATAGGTGGTATAATTGGAGCTTTGGTTTTAAATTTGATTTACCATAAATATTATTTAGTTGGTATTAACACATCTTATGTTATAATTTTTTCAGTATTTGGAGCTATCTTATCCCAAATTGGGGATTTGGTGGCAAGTTTTATTAAGAGAAAAACGGGAATAAAAGATTTTGGCAATATAATCCCAGGCCATGGGGGAATTGTAGATAGATTTGATTCTATGATATTTATTGCCCCAATCCTTTATCTTTTTTCCATCATGTAA
- a CDS encoding carbon starvation CstA family protein, giving the protein MALFLIGLVILLVGGFFYSKYVENQLGIDDRETPAVSKADGIDFVAMPKWKNWLINLLNIAGTGPILGPIQGILFGPIAFIAIPLGCVFAGAVHDFLVGSISMRNGGAQVPKLVGKYLGNGTRKFYNIVIAVLLLLTGTVFVYTPGDLIANDLMSVAEGSNAIWVIYAIIFLYYILSTVLPIDQLIGRVYPLFGAFLIVSAIGVLIGVLTKGAGHLSFQGAGLLADHPTGQKFIPSFFITVACGILSGFHGSQVTLVSRTVASERENRATFYSTMIAEGFIAMIWAAGAIVLLSQGIVPMDTRATLMVGEISRFFMGKVGGLLAIIGVIALPITSGDTAFRSLRLIVAEELNIDQKVPAKRIGVAAVLFVPAIFLLYWAKSNPNGFNMLWRYFGFTNQLVALFALAMATSFLLNSGKNYRIALIPGIFYTFIVFSFILYDPAVGFGMNYNLALIIGAVIAIAYTYFVVNKSKKNKDRIRAITLQ; this is encoded by the coding sequence ATGGCGTTATTTTTAATAGGTTTAGTCATCCTTCTAGTTGGTGGATTTTTCTACTCAAAATACGTAGAAAATCAACTAGGTATAGATGATAGAGAAACCCCAGCTGTTAGCAAGGCTGACGGCATCGATTTTGTTGCTATGCCAAAATGGAAAAACTGGCTAATAAACTTACTAAACATAGCTGGTACTGGCCCAATCTTAGGACCAATACAAGGCATATTATTTGGACCAATAGCATTTATAGCTATCCCTCTTGGATGCGTATTTGCTGGAGCAGTACACGATTTTCTTGTAGGTAGTATTTCTATGAGAAATGGAGGAGCTCAAGTTCCAAAACTAGTTGGTAAATATTTAGGAAATGGTACTCGTAAATTTTATAATATAGTTATCGCAGTACTATTGCTTCTTACAGGAACTGTATTTGTTTACACACCTGGAGATTTGATTGCTAATGACCTTATGAGTGTTGCCGAGGGTTCAAACGCAATATGGGTAATCTATGCAATTATTTTCTTATATTACATACTTTCAACAGTATTACCAATTGACCAACTAATCGGTAGAGTTTATCCATTATTTGGTGCATTTTTAATTGTATCTGCTATAGGAGTTTTAATTGGTGTTCTTACTAAAGGTGCTGGACACTTATCTTTCCAAGGAGCTGGCCTACTTGCTGATCACCCAACAGGACAAAAATTCATCCCATCATTTTTCATAACTGTAGCTTGTGGTATACTTTCTGGTTTCCACGGGTCTCAAGTAACCCTTGTTTCAAGAACAGTAGCTTCTGAAAGAGAAAACAGAGCAACATTCTACTCAACAATGATTGCAGAAGGCTTTATAGCTATGATCTGGGCTGCTGGTGCTATAGTTTTATTATCACAAGGAATTGTTCCAATGGATACACGTGCAACCCTTATGGTTGGTGAAATCTCAAGATTTTTCATGGGAAAAGTCGGTGGTTTATTAGCTATTATAGGTGTAATAGCACTTCCAATTACATCTGGAGATACAGCGTTTAGATCACTTAGACTTATTGTAGCTGAAGAATTAAATATAGATCAAAAAGTACCAGCAAAGAGAATTGGAGTTGCCGCAGTATTATTTGTTCCTGCAATATTCTTACTTTACTGGGCAAAATCAAATCCAAATGGCTTTAATATGCTTTGGAGATACTTCGGATTTACAAACCAATTAGTAGCACTATTTGCTCTAGCAATGGCAACAAGTTTCTTACTAAACAGCGGCAAAAACTATCGTATAGCTCTAATTCCTGGAATATTCTATACATTTATAGTATTTTCATTTATCCTATACGATCCAGCAGTAGGTTTTGGTATGAACTACAATCTAGCACTTATAATTGGTGCGGTAATTGCAATAGCTTACACATACTTTGTAGTAAATAAATCAAAGAAAAACAAAGACAGAATTAGGGCTATTACATTGCAATAA
- a CDS encoding PolC-type DNA polymerase III: protein MKIDLSKFVEIKENEYTITNAIYFKENNELKLTIESNLDHLDEKIRSSLDEYFSYVTLTIEFIKLSPAVEEDSAGNDITETINEVEVIEDQDLESEVPETLVENEEDSESDSCDDILKKKEEELKARISHAIDNSKKEEKKQEEPVDGLNFGRKIREDVIPISEIYSKKGLRVSLIGTVYSLDVFQTKNNYFIYTFDLEDESDAIACKIFASEKTNPKLADLKNGIAIQVEGVLNYDDYAHDEVFTANSVIPATISKKIDTAIDKRIELEVHSKMTNLDGFVDNADIVRVLNDWNWDAIGITDTATLQGLPDLYEAISKTGKKMLPGAELLLVEDELRILTNLSENPVPKIKDIKDQEFVVFDLETTGLSRFADKITEIGAVRVVNGEITEIFNELVNPEKLIPDKVIELTGITNEMVMDKDKIDEVLPRFLDFAGDAILVGQNSDFDIGFVRENARNLGYDFSPIYMDTLPMARALFDDMGRFSLDKIARKLNIPAFNHHRASDDARATAQIFIKMFDMIMEQDVDLSNINKLTTHYPKAKFETFSAIVFAKDQVGLKNLYKLISKSRMENFANEGKTPISLLKQYKEGLLVGSGGHGGLLFNYLLNGYPQSKVDSALELFDFLQVEPLEIFADEVNNGKIRSFDQVKEINTRIINLAKENDKLAVATGGVRYLKPSDYILRNILHKGQYFRYHENRPLYYLRTTKEMLDGFSYLDRNLAEELVIKNPKLVAEQIEDIRPIPPGTFPPKIEGSDEKLRDACFTKAKSIYGDPLPQIVEDRLNRELNSIISNGYAVLYIIAKELVGKSNRDGYLVGSRGSVGSSFAATMADITEVNPLSPHYVCPKCKHSEFFEEDRLGAGIDYPDKDCPICGSPMNKDGHNIPFEVFLGFEGDKEPDIDLNFAGEYQPTIHKYTEELFGEGKVFRAGTIGAIQDNTAFGYIKKYSEEYNETFTNAQIRKLQRGLKDVKRTTGQHPGGLIVVPNDIEIFDITPIQYPADDPKDDIKTTHFTYNMMHETLLKLDLLGHDVPSIIRALQDLTGTDPLKIKMGDPEVMKIFSNTEPLNIKHDFSNNEIGTLGIPEFGTNFVRGMLKETFPTKFSEMTRISGLSHGTDVWNNNARDIIAAKTAGFDEIISTRDDIMNSLIQKGLDKKKSFQIMEIVRKGRSLSEEQLAYMRENGVPEWYIESCLKIKYLFPKAHAVAYCLMSYRIAYYKVYYPRAFYATYFNTKVNDFVYSIIINGLESIQMALKSYQERYDLTARDENIRKVLEVAEEMYARDIMIDKADLYKSEATKFILSEKEGYILPPLSSVDNVSEAMAIDIVNEREKGEFISVEDLNSRTSINKNAMDSLKNFGIIDNMGEENQISLFDGMF, encoded by the coding sequence ATGAAAATTGATTTAAGTAAGTTCGTAGAAATCAAAGAAAATGAATATACTATAACAAATGCCATATATTTTAAAGAAAATAATGAGCTAAAATTAACCATAGAATCGAACCTCGATCACCTTGATGAAAAGATAAGGTCATCCTTAGACGAGTATTTTTCTTATGTGACACTCACAATTGAATTTATAAAATTATCTCCAGCTGTGGAAGAAGATTCTGCTGGCAATGATATTACAGAAACTATTAACGAAGTAGAGGTCATAGAAGATCAGGACTTAGAAAGTGAAGTTCCTGAGACTCTAGTAGAGAATGAAGAGGATAGTGAGAGTGATTCTTGTGATGATATCCTAAAGAAAAAGGAAGAAGAGCTTAAGGCTCGCATAAGCCATGCTATTGATAACAGCAAGAAAGAGGAAAAAAAGCAAGAAGAGCCAGTTGACGGTTTAAATTTTGGTAGGAAGATTAGGGAAGATGTGATTCCTATTTCAGAAATTTATTCCAAAAAAGGCCTAAGAGTTTCCCTTATAGGAACTGTCTACAGCCTAGATGTCTTCCAAACAAAAAACAATTACTTTATATATACCTTTGACTTAGAAGATGAAAGTGATGCCATAGCTTGCAAAATATTTGCATCTGAAAAGACTAATCCTAAGCTTGCTGATCTTAAAAACGGCATAGCAATTCAAGTAGAGGGAGTACTAAATTACGATGACTACGCCCACGATGAGGTTTTTACAGCCAATTCAGTAATTCCTGCTACAATTTCCAAAAAAATAGACACTGCTATAGACAAACGCATTGAGCTAGAAGTTCACAGCAAGATGACAAACTTAGATGGCTTTGTGGACAATGCTGATATTGTAAGAGTTTTAAATGATTGGAATTGGGATGCAATTGGCATCACAGACACAGCTACCCTTCAAGGCTTGCCTGATCTTTACGAAGCTATAAGTAAAACTGGCAAAAAGATGCTACCAGGCGCTGAGCTTTTGCTAGTAGAAGATGAGCTAAGAATACTTACTAATCTATCTGAAAACCCTGTTCCTAAAATTAAGGATATAAAGGACCAGGAATTTGTAGTCTTTGACTTGGAAACTACAGGGCTTTCTAGATTTGCTGATAAAATCACAGAAATTGGCGCTGTAAGAGTAGTTAATGGTGAGATTACAGAAATCTTTAATGAGTTAGTAAATCCAGAAAAGCTCATTCCAGACAAGGTCATAGAGTTAACAGGAATTACCAATGAAATGGTTATGGATAAGGATAAAATTGATGAGGTTTTACCAAGATTTCTAGATTTTGCAGGAGATGCCATATTAGTTGGACAAAACTCTGACTTTGATATTGGCTTTGTAAGGGAAAATGCAAGAAATCTAGGCTATGACTTTTCTCCGATTTACATGGATACCCTACCTATGGCTCGTGCCTTATTTGACGATATGGGTAGGTTTTCTCTTGATAAAATAGCTAGAAAGTTAAATATACCAGCCTTTAACCACCATAGGGCGAGTGACGATGCTAGAGCAACTGCTCAAATTTTCATAAAAATGTTTGATATGATAATGGAACAAGACGTTGATTTATCTAATATCAATAAGCTTACCACACATTATCCAAAGGCGAAGTTTGAAACATTTTCTGCCATAGTATTTGCCAAAGACCAAGTTGGTCTTAAAAATCTATACAAGCTAATTTCAAAATCAAGGATGGAAAATTTTGCCAACGAGGGCAAAACTCCTATTTCCCTGCTCAAGCAATACAAGGAAGGTTTGCTTGTGGGAAGCGGTGGCCATGGAGGACTACTATTTAACTATCTTTTAAATGGATATCCACAAAGTAAGGTTGATAGTGCCCTAGAACTTTTCGATTTCCTCCAAGTAGAACCTCTTGAAATTTTTGCGGATGAAGTTAACAATGGCAAGATAAGAAGTTTTGACCAAGTAAAAGAGATTAATACAAGGATAATAAACCTTGCCAAAGAAAATGATAAGCTAGCTGTTGCAACAGGCGGAGTGAGATATCTTAAACCAAGCGATTATATCTTGAGAAATATCCTCCACAAGGGCCAATATTTCAGATACCACGAGAATAGACCACTTTATTATCTAAGGACTACGAAGGAGATGCTGGATGGATTTTCTTACCTAGATAGGAATTTGGCCGAAGAGCTTGTAATCAAAAATCCAAAGCTCGTTGCAGAACAAATCGAAGATATAAGACCGATTCCTCCTGGAACTTTCCCACCAAAAATTGAAGGATCTGATGAAAAACTCAGAGATGCTTGTTTTACAAAAGCTAAGTCAATATATGGAGACCCTTTGCCACAGATTGTGGAAGATAGACTAAATCGTGAGCTAAATTCCATAATTTCAAATGGCTATGCAGTTTTATATATCATAGCCAAGGAGCTTGTAGGAAAGTCAAACAGAGATGGATACCTTGTAGGATCAAGAGGATCAGTAGGATCATCATTTGCAGCTACAATGGCAGATATAACAGAAGTAAACCCCCTTTCCCCTCATTATGTATGTCCAAAGTGTAAGCATAGCGAATTTTTTGAAGAAGATAGGCTAGGGGCAGGTATTGACTATCCAGATAAGGATTGTCCAATCTGTGGAAGTCCTATGAATAAAGATGGTCACAACATACCATTTGAAGTTTTCCTAGGCTTTGAGGGAGACAAGGAACCAGATATAGACCTAAATTTTGCGGGAGAATACCAACCTACAATCCACAAATATACCGAAGAACTTTTTGGTGAGGGCAAGGTATTTCGTGCTGGAACCATAGGTGCTATCCAAGATAACACGGCTTTTGGTTACATCAAAAAATACAGCGAAGAGTACAATGAAACATTCACCAATGCCCAGATTAGAAAACTTCAAAGGGGTCTTAAGGATGTTAAGAGGACCACAGGTCAGCACCCGGGTGGACTGATAGTTGTGCCAAATGACATAGAAATATTTGACATAACCCCAATCCAATATCCAGCAGATGATCCAAAAGATGACATCAAGACAACCCACTTTACCTACAATATGATGCATGAAACTTTGCTAAAACTTGACTTGCTTGGCCATGATGTTCCATCTATCATCCGTGCCCTCCAAGATCTGACAGGAACTGATCCCCTTAAGATAAAAATGGGCGATCCAGAAGTTATGAAGATATTCTCAAATACTGAGCCGCTTAATATCAAGCACGACTTTTCCAATAACGAGATAGGTACTCTTGGGATACCAGAATTTGGAACTAACTTTGTGCGAGGCATGTTAAAAGAAACATTTCCAACCAAGTTTTCTGAAATGACTAGGATATCAGGCCTATCCCACGGAACAGACGTATGGAACAACAATGCTCGTGACATAATTGCAGCAAAAACTGCTGGATTTGATGAGATTATATCAACTCGTGATGATATCATGAACTCACTAATTCAAAAAGGACTTGATAAGAAAAAGTCTTTCCAAATCATGGAAATTGTAAGAAAGGGAAGGTCACTTTCAGAAGAACAATTGGCCTATATGAGAGAAAATGGAGTTCCAGAATGGTATATAGAATCTTGCCTAAAGATAAAATACCTATTCCCGAAGGCTCACGCTGTAGCATATTGCTTGATGAGTTATCGTATAGCCTACTACAAGGTTTATTATCCAAGAGCCTTTTATGCCACATATTTTAATACCAAAGTCAATGATTTTGTCTACTCAATTATCATTAATGGTCTAGAATCTATACAAATGGCTCTTAAATCCTACCAAGAAAGATATGATCTCACGGCTCGCGATGAGAACATAAGAAAAGTTTTGGAAGTAGCTGAAGAGATGTATGCCAGGGATATTATGATTGATAAGGCCGATTTATATAAATCTGAAGCAACAAAGTTTATCCTAAGTGAAAAAGAAGGCTACATATTGCCACCACTTAGCTCAGTAGACAATGTTTCAGAGGCTATGGCCATAGATATAGTAAATGAACGTGAAAAAGGCGAATTTATATCAGTTGAAGATTTAAATTCTAGGACTTCCATAAACAAAAACGCCATGGATTCACTAAAGAATTTTGGAATCATAGATAATATGGGCGAAGAAAATCAAATAAGTCTATTTGATGGAATGTTCTAA
- the rimP gene encoding ribosome maturation factor RimP yields the protein MDLITTLKQTFEEDIENLGYELVDIDFRTTKEGRMLTFYIYDEDGIAVDDCEKVSNFLDEKLDELDLIKGQYYLEVSSQDLSRPLKTDRDLIRNYQELLKVKLKTGDFFLGHIEEINEDDLVFRVEKDKKEEKVSVNREDIKKINIEIVF from the coding sequence ATGGATTTAATAACAACACTTAAACAAACCTTTGAAGAAGATATTGAAAATCTGGGATATGAACTGGTAGACATTGACTTTAGAACTACTAAAGAAGGCAGGATGCTTACCTTTTATATCTATGATGAAGATGGAATAGCAGTAGATGATTGTGAGAAAGTTAGTAATTTCTTGGACGAAAAGCTTGATGAACTTGACCTAATAAAGGGTCAGTATTATCTGGAGGTTTCAAGCCAAGACTTATCTAGACCTTTGAAAACTGACAGAGATCTGATTAGAAATTACCAGGAACTTTTGAAAGTTAAGTTAAAAACAGGAGACTTCTTCCTTGGACATATTGAAGAAATAAATGAAGATGACCTTGTTTTTAGAGTGGAGAAAGATAAAAAAGAAGAGAAAGTTTCAGTAAATAGAGAGGATATTAAAAAAATCAATATAGAGATTGTATTTTAA
- the ispG gene encoding flavodoxin-dependent (E)-4-hydroxy-3-methylbut-2-enyl-diphosphate synthase, whose protein sequence is MRKNTRKIYVGEVAIGGDSPISIQSMTTEKTSDIDAVVRQINALEEAGCDISRSAVNDMDDAKAIPEIKKRTNLPFVADIQFDYELALAAVENDCDCLRYNPGNIGSEDKVREIVEACKKKDIPIRIGVNSGSISREIVDKFGGVNADSLVASAMSEIKILEDMDFYNMKISVKSSDVNTMIDAYRKLSDLVDYPLHLGVTEAGPLYQALVKSSIGIGSLLKDGIGDTIRVSITGDPVEEVKAAKTILKALNLRRDGLDIVSCPTCSRTTVDLEKIVAEVEEKSAGIGVNAKVAIMGCPVNGPGESKEADYGISAANGMGFLFKDGKTIKKVKEEEIVDTLLEVLKESHLNEN, encoded by the coding sequence ATGAGAAAAAATACTAGAAAAATTTATGTGGGAGAAGTTGCAATTGGAGGTGACTCTCCTATTTCTATCCAATCAATGACAACAGAAAAGACTAGCGACATAGATGCTGTAGTAAGGCAAATCAACGCCCTAGAAGAGGCAGGCTGTGACATATCTAGATCAGCTGTAAATGATATGGATGATGCAAAAGCAATCCCTGAGATTAAGAAGAGAACCAATCTGCCTTTTGTGGCAGACATACAATTTGACTACGAGCTAGCCCTTGCTGCTGTAGAAAATGACTGTGACTGCCTAAGATACAATCCAGGTAATATTGGTAGTGAGGATAAGGTTCGTGAGATTGTCGAAGCTTGCAAGAAAAAAGATATTCCTATAAGAATTGGCGTAAACTCTGGCTCTATTTCCAGAGAAATTGTGGATAAATTTGGAGGAGTTAATGCTGATTCTCTTGTGGCAAGCGCCATGTCAGAGATAAAAATCCTAGAAGATATGGATTTTTATAATATGAAAATATCTGTCAAATCTTCTGATGTTAATACCATGATTGATGCCTATAGGAAGCTATCAGACCTTGTTGACTATCCACTTCACCTTGGTGTAACTGAGGCTGGTCCTTTGTACCAAGCCCTCGTCAAATCATCAATCGGCATAGGATCTTTGCTTAAAGATGGGATAGGAGACACTATCAGAGTTTCTATAACTGGAGATCCTGTAGAAGAAGTAAAGGCCGCAAAGACAATTCTAAAGGCACTAAACCTACGCCGCGATGGCCTTGACATTGTTTCATGCCCAACTTGTTCAAGAACAACAGTAGATTTGGAAAAGATTGTCGCAGAAGTAGAGGAAAAATCAGCAGGAATAGGAGTAAATGCCAAGGTTGCAATCATGGGATGTCCTGTAAATGGACCTGGCGAATCTAAGGAAGCTGACTATGGGATTTCTGCAGCAAATGGCATGGGATTCCTATTTAAAGATGGAAAGACAATCAAAAAGGTAAAAGAAGAAGAAATAGTGGATACACTTTTGGAAGTTTTAAAAGAAAGCCATCTAAATGAAAATTGA
- a CDS encoding M50 family metallopeptidase, producing the protein MGTIIIAIVMFLLLVTIHEFGHFIVAKLSGIKVNEFAVGMGPEIVSNQKGETKYSLRLLPIGGYCAMEGEDDESNDPRSYDNAPAYKRFLTILAGPLMNLILAVIVFTIVAFNSGTATNSVGGFTDDSKAKEAGIILDDEILSVGDREINDFTDISKNLTSFYETNPKDKPVTVKVRRDNEEKSFDIIPSFQDDMAYIGVTAKMRDVGFLEAIGLGFKETGRNIKLIFTVLGNLFTGKLSFGALSGPVGVVKEIGNQAQNGVMNVLYFLSYISVNLAVFNLIPFPALDGSKIFTNLYEMITKKRVNKKIEEKVTIAGFIILLSLILIVTIKDIFTLF; encoded by the coding sequence ATGGGAACAATTATTATAGCCATTGTCATGTTCTTACTTCTGGTAACAATCCACGAGTTTGGACATTTTATAGTGGCAAAATTATCCGGCATAAAAGTAAATGAATTTGCCGTAGGTATGGGACCAGAGATAGTCTCAAATCAGAAGGGAGAAACAAAGTATTCTCTAAGGCTTCTACCAATTGGTGGATATTGCGCTATGGAAGGGGAAGACGACGAGTCAAATGATCCAAGAAGTTACGACAACGCACCTGCTTACAAGAGGTTTTTGACAATTCTCGCAGGGCCTCTTATGAATCTGATACTTGCAGTTATTGTGTTTACCATAGTTGCCTTTAACAGTGGAACTGCTACAAATTCTGTTGGTGGCTTTACTGACGATTCAAAGGCAAAAGAAGCTGGAATTATCTTGGATGATGAGATTTTGAGTGTTGGAGATAGGGAAATTAACGATTTTACTGATATTTCAAAGAATCTTACAAGTTTCTATGAGACTAATCCAAAAGATAAGCCAGTGACTGTTAAGGTTAGAAGAGATAATGAAGAGAAGTCCTTTGATATCATCCCATCATTTCAAGATGATATGGCCTATATTGGTGTAACTGCCAAGATGCGCGATGTGGGATTTTTGGAAGCTATTGGACTGGGTTTTAAAGAAACAGGTCGAAATATTAAACTTATTTTTACTGTTTTGGGCAATCTATTTACGGGCAAACTTTCCTTTGGAGCCCTAAGTGGACCAGTTGGCGTAGTAAAGGAAATTGGCAATCAAGCTCAAAATGGAGTGATGAATGTCCTATACTTCTTGTCATACATCAGCGTAAACCTTGCAGTTTTCAATTTGATTCCATTTCCAGCCCTTGATGGATCAAAAATATTTACCAATCTCTATGAGATGATTACAAAAAAAAGGGTCAACAAGAAAATAGAAGAAAAGGTGACTATTGCAGGATTCATAATACTCTTATCCTTGATATTAATAGTCACAATAAAAGATATATTTACACTTTTTTAA